In the genome of Solibacillus silvestris, one region contains:
- a CDS encoding alcohol dehydrogenase — translation MKALQAHDGVVKIAEIEQPELFEAGVLVETHYTAVSPGTERLLIEGSKQGVRQLGYSAVGKVKKVGQSVKSVQVGDMVACYGAPYVGHMEQLVVPEPLVAKCSAEVLPKHAAFAAHGTIAIHAIRQGQLQFGESVVVIGLGVLGQMIAKICAAASYEVICYEPNAKRAVMLKDTPGLEIFSDLTKMEQHIMNFTNGHGVDAVLLCAGGKHSETTSRSLEWVRKQGRIVIVGDVEPQFNREQLFIKEAVITISRAGGPGRYDVRYEKEAIDYPYHYVRWTEGRNLAAYIRLLERKTIDVSDFVQLEIPFEDSAGVYDILESSEALTAIIEYSGGN, via the coding sequence GTGAAAGCTTTACAAGCACATGATGGAGTCGTGAAAATAGCTGAAATCGAACAACCTGAGCTTTTTGAGGCAGGAGTATTGGTAGAGACCCATTATACTGCTGTTTCACCAGGAACTGAACGGTTATTAATTGAAGGAAGCAAACAAGGTGTACGTCAGCTTGGCTATAGCGCCGTTGGTAAAGTAAAGAAAGTTGGTCAAAGTGTTAAATCTGTTCAAGTAGGTGATATGGTTGCTTGCTATGGTGCACCTTATGTTGGGCATATGGAGCAGCTTGTTGTACCTGAACCATTAGTAGCTAAATGTTCCGCAGAAGTTTTGCCAAAGCACGCCGCATTCGCAGCACACGGTACGATTGCCATTCATGCTATACGCCAAGGACAGTTACAGTTTGGTGAGTCGGTAGTAGTTATCGGGTTAGGTGTACTTGGACAAATGATTGCAAAGATTTGTGCTGCTGCAAGCTATGAGGTCATCTGCTATGAGCCCAATGCAAAAAGAGCTGTAATGCTGAAAGATACACCGGGCCTCGAGATATTTTCGGATTTAACCAAAATGGAACAGCATATTATGAATTTTACAAACGGGCATGGTGTAGATGCTGTTCTCTTATGTGCTGGTGGCAAACATTCTGAAACAACTTCCCGTAGCCTTGAATGGGTTCGTAAGCAAGGGAGAATTGTTATTGTCGGTGATGTAGAACCGCAATTTAATCGAGAGCAATTGTTCATAAAAGAAGCGGTCATTACGATTTCAAGAGCTGGGGGACCAGGTCGTTATGATGTTCGCTATGAAAAAGAGGCAATTGATTACCCGTATCATTATGTTCGCTGGACGGAAGGACGCAATCTGGCAGCCTATATACGTTTATTGGAACGAAAGACGATCGATGTTTCGGACTTTGTCCAACTGGAAATTCCTTTTGAAGATTCAGCCGGTGTGTATGACATATTAGAGAGCAGTGAGGCATTGACCGCCATCATTGAATATTCGGGAGGGAATTAA
- a CDS encoding dihydrodipicolinate synthase family protein, translating to MNEAVKKALFDGAFIPAHPLALNEDKTLDEISQRALTKYYIDAGVGGLAVGVHTTQFEIRDPQYNLYERVLLIAIDEMKKANVPESFIKIGGVCGPVEQAKNEATVLKTLGYDLALLSMGGLQQLSEAQLLERTREVAKIIPVVGFYLQPSVGGRVFTYQFWYELANIENVLAIKMAPFNRYQTLDVVRAVCNSERHDEIALYTGNDDNIIIDLLTEYAFTINGKTVKKKIVGGLLGHWSVWAKTAVQYFDEIKAIRDKAQIDASWLTRAIEVTDANAAFFDPAHAFKGSIAGINEVLTRQGLLKGNWCLADHEILSEGQAEEITRVYKMYPHLQDDAFVRQNLAKWKSGEKSESFTST from the coding sequence ATGAATGAAGCGGTAAAAAAGGCATTGTTTGACGGTGCATTTATTCCGGCACATCCATTGGCGTTAAACGAAGACAAAACATTGGATGAGATAAGTCAGCGTGCCTTGACGAAATATTATATTGATGCGGGTGTCGGGGGGTTAGCTGTTGGTGTTCATACGACACAATTTGAAATTCGCGATCCGCAATACAACTTGTATGAGCGTGTTCTATTAATTGCCATAGATGAGATGAAAAAAGCAAATGTACCTGAATCCTTCATAAAAATAGGAGGTGTTTGTGGTCCGGTAGAACAGGCAAAAAATGAAGCGACAGTTTTAAAAACGCTGGGCTATGATTTAGCATTACTAAGTATGGGAGGACTGCAGCAATTATCAGAAGCGCAGTTATTAGAACGTACGAGAGAAGTTGCCAAAATCATTCCTGTAGTTGGTTTCTATTTACAGCCATCAGTTGGCGGGCGTGTATTCACCTATCAGTTTTGGTATGAACTTGCCAATATAGAAAATGTATTAGCGATCAAAATGGCGCCTTTTAATCGCTATCAAACATTAGATGTTGTTCGGGCAGTATGCAATAGCGAACGCCATGATGAAATCGCTCTTTATACAGGAAATGACGATAATATCATTATTGATCTATTAACTGAATATGCATTTACTATCAATGGCAAAACCGTTAAAAAGAAAATAGTTGGCGGCCTGTTAGGGCATTGGTCAGTATGGGCAAAAACAGCAGTTCAATATTTTGATGAGATCAAGGCAATTCGGGATAAAGCGCAAATTGATGCAAGCTGGTTAACAAGAGCCATTGAAGTGACGGATGCGAATGCGGCTTTCTTTGACCCGGCACATGCCTTTAAAGGGAGCATTGCAGGTATCAATGAAGTATTGACGAGACAAGGGTTGTTAAAAGGAAACTGGTGTCTGGCAGACCATGAAATATTAAGTGAAGGGCAAGCGGAAGAAATAACTCGTGTTTACAAAATGTATCCGCATTTACAAGATGATGCATTTGTTAGACAGAATTTAGCAAAATGGAAATCAGGTGAGAAAAGTGAAAGCTTTACAAGCACATGA
- a CDS encoding epimerase, whose protein sequence is METVLQLEEFMTKPSAALVEDIQKIDGDILILGIAGKMGPTLAKMAKRAAEEAGIEKRIIGVARFSNKDMKEQLESAGIETITCDLLDEEQLAQLPDIPNIIFMAGNKFGTVNNEHFTWAMNTYVPGRVADKFKNSNIVVFSSGNIYPFTPVTAGNCGEDVTPIPVGEYAMSTLGRERIFTNFSNRFQTKMLMFRLNYAIDLRYGVLLEIAKSVYNNEPVDVTMGSVNVIWQGDANEYAIRSLLHCDSPVKILNVTGPETLSVRWLAKEFAKRFNKEAIIIGVEQETALLNTAAHAHKLFGYPRVSVEQMLDMVANWVELDGATLNKPTHFQERKGAF, encoded by the coding sequence ATGGAAACGGTATTACAATTAGAAGAATTTATGACAAAACCGTCCGCCGCATTAGTAGAGGATATACAGAAAATAGATGGTGACATTTTAATTTTAGGGATTGCAGGTAAAATGGGTCCTACTTTAGCAAAAATGGCGAAGCGCGCTGCTGAAGAAGCAGGGATTGAGAAACGAATCATCGGTGTCGCCAGATTTTCAAATAAAGACATGAAAGAACAACTAGAGTCGGCTGGAATTGAAACAATTACTTGTGACTTACTGGATGAAGAGCAACTTGCTCAGTTGCCGGATATTCCGAATATCATTTTTATGGCTGGCAATAAATTCGGTACAGTTAATAACGAACATTTCACATGGGCGATGAATACATACGTACCTGGCCGTGTGGCGGATAAATTTAAAAACTCAAATATTGTTGTATTTTCTTCTGGTAACATTTATCCATTTACTCCTGTAACGGCAGGAAATTGCGGAGAAGATGTGACTCCTATTCCGGTTGGAGAATATGCAATGTCCACATTAGGAAGAGAACGTATTTTCACCAATTTCTCCAATCGTTTTCAAACAAAAATGCTCATGTTCCGTTTGAATTATGCAATTGATTTACGATATGGTGTGTTATTGGAAATTGCAAAATCTGTCTACAATAATGAGCCGGTTGATGTCACGATGGGCAGTGTCAATGTAATCTGGCAAGGGGATGCAAACGAATACGCGATTCGCTCGCTATTACATTGTGACTCGCCAGTAAAAATACTGAATGTAACGGGACCGGAAACCTTATCTGTTCGCTGGCTGGCGAAGGAGTTTGCAAAACGCTTTAATAAGGAAGCAATTATTATAGGGGTCGAACAGGAAACAGCATTATTAAATACAGCGGCACATGCCCATAAATTATTCGGCTATCCCCGTGTATCCGTTGAGCAAATGCTTGATATGGTTGCAAATTGGGTGGAATTAGATGGTGCAACATTAAATAAACCAACGCATTTCCAAGAGAGAAAAGGGGCGTTTTAA
- a CDS encoding transcriptional regulator, whose amino-acid sequence MNQAIPYTSQSMIGIIVPGILQDTIKDALRGFPNIQPHYFLTQDFIMTDELQQFIYEYEMLVAADPYIFQQLKLYDSSLQLYQINSRALQLYELLLTHKLQNEQKDYCFDLLQQSTILSITHQLQHKIDFVFSVGETVEAILDNHMRHAKLGYYPVTTIASVYELLCEHNIECRYLIPTKQELIVAFERVLLASKGRQNKESQIVYGLIQFESIVKQEQSKVEQILQQFTQQMDGHLIMLNPLQYSFITTRGQFERETLGYKHLPLLSRFTEELHINCTIGVGFGINANDSGRHAKQALYQANENGPNLCYIVREDNSVIGPIDTTVFINYEQYPLVITDLRLLERAEKAGMSASYISKLMGRIMKHQKFIYTAEELAQTLNITLRSANRILLKWLDAGLVDIIGEEKVAHRGRPKRIYYIQFLEDIKNQ is encoded by the coding sequence ATGAATCAAGCAATTCCGTATACCTCACAAAGTATGATAGGGATTATTGTTCCTGGTATTTTGCAGGATACAATTAAAGACGCATTACGTGGATTCCCTAATATCCAGCCACACTATTTTTTAACACAAGACTTTATAATGACGGATGAGTTACAGCAATTTATATACGAATATGAAATGCTTGTCGCTGCAGATCCTTATATTTTTCAGCAATTAAAGTTATATGATTCTTCTTTGCAACTTTATCAAATTAATAGTAGAGCGCTTCAGCTTTACGAATTACTGTTAACCCATAAATTACAAAATGAACAGAAAGATTACTGTTTTGACTTGCTGCAACAAAGTACCATTTTGTCGATTACACATCAATTACAGCATAAAATTGATTTTGTGTTTTCTGTTGGCGAAACAGTTGAAGCCATATTAGATAATCATATGAGACATGCTAAACTTGGCTACTACCCTGTAACTACGATTGCATCTGTCTATGAATTATTATGTGAGCACAATATCGAATGTCGCTATTTAATTCCGACAAAGCAAGAATTGATTGTTGCTTTCGAAAGGGTCCTATTGGCTTCTAAAGGGCGACAAAACAAAGAAAGCCAGATTGTATATGGTTTAATTCAATTTGAATCAATCGTTAAACAAGAACAGTCTAAAGTGGAGCAAATACTGCAGCAGTTCACACAGCAAATGGATGGTCATTTAATCATGTTGAATCCATTACAATATAGTTTTATTACGACACGTGGACAATTTGAGCGTGAAACTTTAGGATACAAACATTTGCCGCTGCTTTCCCGCTTTACGGAAGAGCTGCATATCAATTGCACAATCGGTGTCGGTTTTGGGATCAATGCAAATGATTCCGGACGTCATGCAAAACAAGCTCTCTACCAGGCAAATGAAAACGGACCAAACCTTTGTTATATCGTGCGTGAAGACAATAGTGTAATCGGTCCGATCGATACGACCGTTTTTATTAACTATGAACAGTACCCGCTGGTCATAACGGATTTAAGATTATTGGAGCGGGCCGAAAAAGCCGGTATGTCTGCTTCCTATATATCCAAATTAATGGGTCGTATTATGAAGCACCAAAAATTTATTTATACGGCTGAAGAACTTGCTCAAACACTGAACATTACGTTACGTAGTGCAAATCGGATCCTACTAAAATGGCTAGATGCAGGACTTGTTGATATTATCGGCGAGGAAAAGGTAGCCCACCGCGGTCGTCCTAAACGCATCTACTATATCCAGTTTTTAGAAGATATTAAAAATCAGTGA
- a CDS encoding dehydrogenase translates to MKIGMIGTDSTHALAFSERLKKKGHELFAYRGGSSIELSRNRIDRVSGELRKNGIPFITTLQELANICDAFIITSVDASQHFEQFAELSPSDKPIFIDKPLAQNYEQASSIIELANEKGIPLMSCSALRFAEEIQLAKSHKSIEAVDIITPLPMLQEFDYSYYGIHAVEMISALKGTSVKDIAVTFNNQQHFITLTFQDGTVSTIRGYLQHHQSFQFVAHTQQQSEWFEIAEGDIRFYDHLIDAIVQFFIERKSAIDQTDTLQTIKLLEQIKYVASKNH, encoded by the coding sequence ATGAAAATAGGTATGATCGGAACAGATTCAACTCATGCATTAGCGTTTAGTGAAAGGCTGAAGAAAAAAGGTCATGAGCTATTCGCTTATCGCGGAGGATCTTCAATTGAATTAAGCAGAAACCGAATTGACCGAGTTTCAGGGGAGTTACGTAAAAATGGAATACCTTTTATTACTACACTACAGGAACTGGCAAACATTTGTGATGCGTTTATCATTACATCGGTTGATGCCTCACAGCATTTCGAGCAATTTGCAGAATTGTCTCCATCTGATAAACCTATATTTATCGATAAACCACTGGCACAAAATTATGAGCAGGCGAGTTCTATTATAGAGCTTGCCAATGAAAAGGGAATACCTTTGATGAGCTGCTCAGCATTACGCTTTGCTGAAGAAATTCAACTGGCAAAATCTCATAAAAGCATCGAGGCAGTGGACATTATAACCCCTCTGCCGATGCTGCAGGAATTCGACTATTCCTACTATGGAATACATGCAGTGGAAATGATCAGTGCGTTAAAAGGAACTTCTGTCAAAGACATAGCTGTTACTTTTAATAATCAGCAACACTTTATTACGTTAACATTTCAAGACGGGACAGTATCTACAATTCGCGGTTACTTACAGCATCATCAAAGTTTTCAGTTTGTAGCACATACACAGCAGCAAAGTGAATGGTTTGAAATTGCTGAAGGAGATATTCGTTTTTATGATCACCTGATTGATGCGATAGTGCAATTTTTTATAGAAAGAAAAAGTGCCATTGATCAAACAGACACATTGCAAACAATTAAACTATTAGAACAAATAAAGTATGTTGCAAGCAAAAATCACTGA
- a CDS encoding sugar ABC transporter permease has product MKKVISYTALAILAVIFIMPFIIMVFGSLKEVKQAQIDPLFWLPTNPSIQNYITIFTNGIFIRWIWNSIVITVIPVITQMLFAALLGYIFAKKQFWGKEAIFWIFMAVIMIPQQLFIIPKYIMFADFGWINTYWALIVPELWAIMGVFLVRQFLQGIPKDLEEAAYIDGANDWQIFFKIILPLSFPVIATVGTFAFISNWNDLFQPLIYLTNEKMFPVTVGLASMLGKEGNFGVEMAGATISFIPTFLIFIFFQRYFTEGITMSGIK; this is encoded by the coding sequence ATGAAAAAAGTAATCTCTTATACAGCATTAGCAATATTAGCGGTCATTTTTATAATGCCATTCATCATTATGGTGTTCGGGTCATTAAAAGAAGTGAAACAGGCACAGATTGATCCGCTGTTTTGGCTGCCGACCAATCCATCAATCCAAAACTATATAACAATTTTTACAAATGGGATTTTTATACGGTGGATTTGGAACTCTATCGTTATTACTGTCATTCCTGTTATAACACAAATGCTGTTTGCGGCACTACTCGGTTATATATTTGCGAAAAAGCAATTTTGGGGTAAAGAAGCAATTTTTTGGATTTTCATGGCAGTCATCATGATTCCACAACAGTTATTTATTATTCCCAAATATATTATGTTCGCCGATTTTGGATGGATTAATACATATTGGGCATTGATTGTACCGGAATTATGGGCAATTATGGGGGTATTTTTAGTACGACAATTTTTACAGGGGATACCGAAAGATTTGGAAGAGGCCGCTTATATTGACGGTGCAAATGACTGGCAAATCTTCTTCAAGATTATCTTGCCGCTGTCATTTCCGGTAATTGCGACAGTAGGAACTTTTGCTTTTATTTCAAATTGGAATGACTTATTCCAGCCATTAATTTATTTAACAAATGAAAAGATGTTCCCTGTTACAGTTGGTCTTGCCTCGATGCTTGGAAAAGAAGGGAACTTCGGTGTCGAAATGGCAGGAGCAACAATTTCATTTATACCGACATTTTTAATATTTATTTTCTTCCAACGTTATTTTACAGAAGGGATTACAATGTCAGGTATTAAATAG
- a CDS encoding ABC transporter permease, with protein sequence MTSTTSKQSLSARIKRELNKNLLVYVVLIPVIIHFIIFQVYPFVLSFYLTFHDWKIIGDPEFVGLKHWKSLLDDEIAWKAIWNTVKFSIYYIVPTMALGLILAVIINSGVKFSGFFKGLFFLPVVTSFVIIAGIWGWLFRGTEDGFINYLIGFVGFNPQLFLSSSSQALLVLAGLSIFKVAGTTMIYYYAGLQSIDRQLYEAARIDGASPWKIFWKVTFPMLKPIHFYVAITTTIGSFQIFDSAFLLTNGGPNYSTTTIVYYLYHQGFTSLNLSYAAVLSYVLFFIILIISLIQRKYIGKDPNYY encoded by the coding sequence GTGACCTCTACAACTTCTAAACAATCACTTAGTGCACGGATAAAAAGAGAGCTAAATAAAAATTTGTTAGTCTATGTCGTGCTCATTCCAGTAATTATTCATTTTATCATTTTTCAAGTATACCCATTTGTTTTAAGTTTTTATTTAACATTTCATGACTGGAAAATTATCGGGGACCCAGAGTTCGTTGGGTTAAAACATTGGAAAAGTCTACTTGATGATGAAATCGCTTGGAAAGCAATATGGAATACTGTTAAGTTTTCCATCTATTATATAGTTCCGACAATGGCACTTGGCCTAATTTTGGCAGTAATCATTAATTCAGGGGTTAAATTTTCAGGGTTTTTCAAAGGGTTGTTTTTCTTGCCTGTTGTTACATCATTCGTAATTATCGCAGGAATTTGGGGATGGCTGTTCCGTGGGACAGAAGATGGCTTTATCAACTATTTAATCGGTTTTGTCGGATTTAACCCGCAGCTGTTTTTATCTAGTTCATCACAGGCACTTCTAGTCTTGGCAGGATTAAGTATTTTTAAAGTAGCGGGTACAACAATGATTTACTATTATGCGGGTTTACAATCCATCGACCGTCAATTGTATGAAGCAGCACGTATCGATGGTGCTAGTCCATGGAAAATCTTCTGGAAAGTTACATTTCCGATGTTAAAGCCTATTCACTTTTACGTGGCGATTACAACAACGATTGGTTCATTCCAAATTTTCGACTCGGCGTTCTTGTTAACGAATGGGGGACCGAACTACTCAACAACAACAATCGTGTATTACTTGTACCATCAAGGATTTACAAGCTTGAATTTAAGCTATGCAGCAGTTTTATCATATGTGTTGTTCTTTATCATTCTAATTATCTCGTTAATACAACGTAAATATATTGGGAAAGATCCAAATTATTATTAA
- a CDS encoding ABC transporter substrate-binding protein produces the protein MSNTIFKKLGLLFLVLVLSVVMAACSEDETTTTDANTNSDNGSANTDTEESSGLSGEITVWAHPYTDGSTGEGDMWKTFASDFEAETGVKVNFEQIPWANRDQKILTALAAGQGPDVFYVIPDQMPQYAEQQLILDISQYVTDEELSGFVPTAIEATSWKGKQYGMPILQTAESLIYNKNILTELGVDENSLPTTWDEFKALAEKAKAAGYYAFSYAGGGSLNNTLYPFLWQAGGNVIDEDNNILINKPEAVKSFELINEMYTKGWIPQDSITALDHDSLYFGGKLLAVNGSGISVNRLLAEKPFDFVIAPPLKDAEQLTYGTVGMFVGSAISKNPEAAAEFMKYVTNTDNQRTFNNITQYIPTRDEAKDIFDSQQYMAQLAEYTQYAKPGIIHPEGRNIMPLVQAEIQAMLEGKQSPQEAADKSADAIDKLINK, from the coding sequence ATGAGTAATACAATTTTTAAAAAGTTGGGACTGCTATTTTTAGTATTAGTGCTTTCTGTTGTTATGGCTGCATGTAGCGAAGATGAAACGACAACGACAGATGCGAATACCAATTCGGATAATGGAAGCGCTAACACAGATACAGAAGAGTCTTCAGGATTATCAGGTGAAATCACAGTTTGGGCACACCCTTATACAGACGGCTCAACAGGTGAAGGGGATATGTGGAAAACATTTGCATCGGACTTTGAAGCAGAAACAGGGGTTAAAGTAAACTTCGAACAAATTCCTTGGGCAAATCGTGACCAAAAAATCTTAACAGCTTTAGCGGCTGGTCAAGGTCCGGACGTATTCTATGTAATTCCCGACCAGATGCCACAATATGCAGAGCAACAATTAATTTTAGATATATCGCAATATGTTACAGATGAAGAGTTAAGCGGCTTCGTACCGACTGCCATCGAAGCAACAAGCTGGAAAGGCAAACAGTATGGGATGCCAATTTTACAAACGGCAGAGTCTTTAATTTATAACAAAAATATTTTGACGGAATTAGGCGTAGATGAAAACAGCCTTCCGACAACATGGGATGAATTTAAAGCTTTAGCTGAAAAGGCAAAAGCAGCAGGTTATTATGCTTTCTCATATGCAGGTGGAGGTTCTTTAAATAACACGCTTTATCCATTTTTATGGCAAGCTGGCGGTAACGTAATTGATGAAGATAATAACATCTTAATTAACAAGCCTGAAGCAGTTAAGTCATTTGAATTAATTAACGAAATGTATACAAAGGGATGGATTCCTCAAGATTCAATTACGGCGCTTGATCATGACTCACTGTACTTCGGCGGAAAATTATTAGCTGTAAATGGTTCTGGGATTTCGGTAAACCGTTTATTAGCTGAGAAGCCATTTGACTTTGTTATTGCTCCTCCATTAAAAGATGCAGAGCAGTTAACTTACGGTACTGTTGGGATGTTTGTAGGTTCGGCGATTTCTAAAAATCCGGAAGCTGCGGCAGAGTTCATGAAGTATGTTACAAACACAGATAACCAACGTACATTCAATAATATTACACAATATATCCCGACACGTGATGAAGCGAAGGATATTTTCGATTCACAACAATACATGGCTCAGTTAGCGGAGTACACACAATATGCGAAGCCAGGTATTATTCATCCAGAAGGCCGTAATATTATGCCTTTAGTTCAAGCGGAAATTCAAGCAATGTTAGAAGGAAAACAATCTCCTCAGGAAGCTGCGGATAAATCGGCAGACGCAATTGATAAGTTAATTAACAAATAA